One segment of Coffea arabica cultivar ET-39 chromosome 7c, Coffea Arabica ET-39 HiFi, whole genome shotgun sequence DNA contains the following:
- the LOC113699104 gene encoding protein REVEILLE 1-like isoform X1 — translation MVAASMALQDDSGSTDSETTLPMVIGNKMPLDMEVSSVRSIQLTGQFRPGDDDYAQKVRKPYTITKQRERWTEDEHKKFLEALKLYGRAWRRIEEHVGTKTAVQIRSHAQKFFSKVVRESNNGDSGSVKPIEIPPPRPKRKPLHPYPRKLSASVKSGALALEKQSAAANICSPAEANQSPTSVLSAFGSDAPGVTDSSTPEGSLSPVSSVIGGSSGFVLSEPPNLSPPEPNASPSSSQVNNCSNQDEKLPLKLELFPEDNCFVKEGSEEVSSTQCLKLFGKTVMVTDSCRPSSPTPLTCKMQPPSHSDGKFAQALPWNFVPIKYSQGDLERSWGALPFGTHGTLFCLPLGGERSKPSETTPPSSLQWWTYQGGASFPFVRIHSPIPIKASCFGDQRDVQDMEIQKDGSSSDSNAECECAEAESSRNLEAQSCQFLFAKEERAQASSRPCETSFLELKAGSGKCTKGFVPYKRCLAERDARSVVNSEEREEQRIRLCL, via the exons ATGGTTGCAGCATCCATGGCTTTACAG GATGACAGTGGAAGCACAGATTCAGAGACCACACTCCCCATGGTCATAGGCAACAAAATGCCTTTGGATATGGAAGTCTCTTCTGTAAGGAGTATCCAGTTGACTGGGCAATTTCGGCCTGGGGATGATGACTATGCTCAAAAG GTTAGAAAACCCTACACAATCACTAAACAAAGAGAAAGGTGGACAGAGGATGAGCATAAAAAGTTTCTTGAAGCTTTAAAGCTGTACGGCCGAGCCTGGAGGCGTATAGAAG AGCATGTAGGTACCAAAACTGCAGTTCAGATTAGAAGTCATGCTCAAAAGTTTTTCTCTAAG GTTGTGCGTGAGTCCAACAATGGTGATTCAGGCTCAGTGaaaccaattgaaattcctcCACCTCgcccaaaaagaaaacccttGCATCCATATCCTCGCAAATTGTCTGCATCAGTAAAATCTGGAGCTTTGGCTCTTGAAAAACAATCTGCAGCTGCAAATATATGTTCCCCTGCCGAAGCAAACCAATCTCCTACTTCTGTATTGTCTGCATTTGGTTCAGATGCACCAGGCGTAACAGACTCAAGTACACCAGAAGGTAGCTTATCGCCTGTTTCATCAGTTATAGGTGGTTCCTCTGGTTTTGTCCTGTCTGAGCCACCTAATTTATCACCACCAGAACCAAATGCATCTCCGTCAAGCAGCCAAGTGAATAATTGTTCAAATCAGGATGAAAAGCTTCCTTTG AAGCTGGAATTGTTTCCTGAAGACAATTGCTTTGTCAAAGAAGGTTCAGAAGAAGTATCATCTACCCAGTGCTTGAAACTATTTGGGAAGACTGTAATGGTTACCGATTCGTGTAGGCCATCTTCTCCAACTCCTCTAACCTGCAAAATGCAGCCACCTAGTCACAGCGATGGAAAATTTGCACAGGCATTGCCTTGGAATTTTGTTCCCATAAAATATTCACAAGGTGATTTAGAGCGTTCCTGGGGTGCTCTTCCCTTTGGAACACATGGTACTTTGTTTTGCTTACCGCTAGGTGGTGAAAGATCAAAGCCTAGTGAAACAACACCTCCCTCGTCTTTGCAATGGTGGACATACCAAGGAGGTGCATCCTTTCCATTTGTACGGATCCATAGCCCAATACCCATTAAAGCATCATGCTTTGGAGACCAGAGAGATGTGCAAGACATGGAAATCCAGAAGGATGGTTCTTCTTCTGATTCAAATGCTGAATGCGAGTGTGCGGAGGCTGAGAGCAGCAGAAACCTGGAGGCTCAAAGCTGTCAGTTTTTATTTGCAAAAGAGGAAAGAGCTCAAGCCTCGTCTAGACCATGTGAAACATCATTTTTGGAGCTAAAAGCAGGCTCTGGTAAGTGTACAAAAGGATTTGTACCATACAAGCGATGTTTAGCAGAAAGGGATGCCAGATCAGTAGTTAACAGTGAAGAAAGGGAAGAGCAGCGAATTCGTCTTTGCTTGTAG
- the LOC113699493 gene encoding homeobox-leucine zipper protein HDG11-like has translation MDFAPEGSGSADEHDDSSNSRRERERKQYHRHSAEQIQRLEEFFKDCPHPDENQRRQLSRELGLEPRQIKFWFQNKRTQTKSHNERADNDALRVENDRFYYENLVMREALRNLVCPKCEDASSGEEARQRNLERLRAENAWLKQELERASRVVSTFSRRSGVLESYLPPSFSPLSYLGENIPGTSTTTLLPQRLSEIQEMEKSVMVETAVNAMDELLELFRGNEPLWVKSPTNERYLIHRETYDKLYPKISHINSSSSWIESSRDSGLVPITARHLIDIFQDPEKWMDFFPTIVTKVRTIEVLDTGKRGGSLFVMHEKLHVLSPLVAPRELAFLRYVRQLDSTTWVIVNVSYDSLKELEDASSSQTWMFPSGCLIQDMPNGKANVAWVEHVQVDDRSLTHPLYKDMVCDSQAYGAKRWIVTLQRMCERFAFSLGPIPTPGHELEGVIDAPEGRKSLAKLSHKMVKNFCHILSMPERIDLPQLSELNRNGFRVSVHRSDTSGQPNNMIVCVAASLRLPTSFENLFDFFKDEHARDQWDVLSEGNPVHEIAHISTGTHPGNSISLMQPVNPKENMLILQESSIDLLGANLIYVPVPVSTITSAISGQDTTDTNVLPSGFIISSDGVDGGTRAGASSSSSMIGSNSSLLTVAFQIMVRPDTFSDRLITDSVATIHALISSTVQKIRLAVGSRFG, from the exons ATGGATTTTGCACCTGAGGGCAGTGGATCAGCTGATGAACATGATGATTCTTCAAACTCAagaagggagagggagaggaaaCAGTATCATCGACACTCCGCTGAACAAATCCAACGACTTGAAGA GTTTTTCAAAGACTGTCCTCATCCAGATGAAAATCAACGGAGACAATTAAGTAGAGAACTAGGGCTTGAACCTAGACAAATCAAGTTCTGgttccaaaataaaagaacccaAACAAAG agcCACAATGAACGAGCTGACAACGATGCCCTTAGAGTTGAAAATGACAGATTCTATTATGAGAATCTTGTTATGAGAGAAGCATTAAGGAATCTTGTATGCCCAAAATGTGAGGATGCATCTTCTGGAGAAGAGGCTAGGCAAAGAAATCTAGAAAGATTACGAGCTGAAAATGCTTGGTTGAAACAAGAG CTTGAAAGGGCATCCCGTGTGGTGTCCACTTTTTCCAGAAGATCTGGAGTACTCGAATCTTATTTGCCACCATCTTTTAGTCCCCTATCATATTTAGGTGAAAATATTCCAGGGACTTCAACGACCACATTGTTACCTCAAAGGCTCTCTGAAATacaagagatggaaaaatctgtgATGGTTGAAACTGCTGTTAATGCCATGGACGAATTGTTAGAGCTTTTCCGAGGAAATGAGCCCTTATGGGTTAAGTCTCCAACTAATGAGAGATATCTGATTCATCGGGAAACTTATGACAAGCTGTATCCCAAAATATCCCACATCAACAGCTCTAGTTCTTGGATAGAATCATCAAGAGATTCAGGACTTGTGCCAATTACTGCCAGGCACTTGATTGATATATTTCAAGATCCG GAAAAATGGATGGACTTTtttcctacaattgtcaccaaagTTAGGACAATTGAAGTGCTTGACACGGGAAAAAGGGGTGGTTCTCTATTTGTG ATGCATGAAAAGTTGCACGTTCTTTCACCTCTTGTTGCACCCAGAGAGTTGGCGTTCCTTCGTTATGTCCGACAACTTGATTCAACAACGTGGGTGATCGTAAATGTTTCCTATGATTCCCTTAAGGAGCTAGAAGATGCTTCTTCTTCACAAACATGGATGTTTCCTTCCGGTTGCCTTATTCAAGACATGCCCAATGGAAAAGCAAAT GTGGCATGGGTTGAACATGTTCAAGTGGATGATAGATCTCTTACTCACCCTCTTTATAAAGATATGGTTTGTGATTCTCAAGCATATGGAGCCAAGAGATGGATTGTTACTTTGCAAAGGATGTGTGAGAGATTTGCATTTTCACTGGGACCAATACCTACTCCTGGACATGAACTTGAAGGAG TTATTGATGCGCCTGAAGGTCGGAAAAGCCTGGCAAAACTTTCTCACAAGATGGTCAAAAACTTCTGTCACATATTAAGCATGCCAGAGAGAATAGATCTCCCTCAGCTGTCGGAGTTGAACAGAAATGGGTTTCGAGTCTCGGTTCATAGAAGTGATACCTCCGGCCAACCCAATAACATGATCGTTTGTGTTGCTGCGTCCCTTCGGcttccaacttcctttgagAATCTGTTTGATTTCTTCAAAGATGAGCATGCAAGAGATCAG TGGGATGTTCTGTCTGAAGGAAATCCTGTTCATGAAATTGCACACATCTCCACTGGCACTCACCCTGGAAACTCCATCTCCCTCATGCAG CCCGTTAATCCGAAGGAAAACATGTTGATACTTCAAGAAAGCAGCATCGACTTGTTAGGGGCTAATCTGATTTATGTTCCAGTGCCAGTTTCAACCATTACTTCTGCAATAAGCGGTCAAGACACCACAGATACAAATGTTTTGCCATCGGGCTTTATCATCTCAAGTGATGGAGTTGACGGTGGAACTAGAGCTGGAGCTTCTTCTAGTTCTAGCATGATCGGATCGAACAGTTCACTGCTCACTGTGGCTTTCCAAATAATGGTGCGCCCTGACACATTTTCTGACCGACTAATCACAGATTCGGTGGCCACAATTCATGCTCTTATAAGCTCCACTGTACAAAAGATTAGATTAGCAGTTGGATCTAGGTTTGGGTGA
- the LOC113699104 gene encoding uncharacterized protein isoform X2 has product MLKSFSLRFTALKSVSIISYCVYMLPFKVVRESNNGDSGSVKPIEIPPPRPKRKPLHPYPRKLSASVKSGALALEKQSAAANICSPAEANQSPTSVLSAFGSDAPGVTDSSTPEGSLSPVSSVIGGSSGFVLSEPPNLSPPEPNASPSSSQVNNCSNQDEKLPLKLELFPEDNCFVKEGSEEVSSTQCLKLFGKTVMVTDSCRPSSPTPLTCKMQPPSHSDGKFAQALPWNFVPIKYSQGDLERSWGALPFGTHGTLFCLPLGGERSKPSETTPPSSLQWWTYQGGASFPFVRIHSPIPIKASCFGDQRDVQDMEIQKDGSSSDSNAECECAEAESSRNLEAQSCQFLFAKEERAQASSRPCETSFLELKAGSGKCTKGFVPYKRCLAERDARSVVNSEEREEQRIRLCL; this is encoded by the exons ATGCTCAAAAGTTTTTCTCTAAGGTTTACTGCTCTTAAATCAGTATCCATTATCTCCTATTGTGTCTATATGCTGCCTTTTAAA GTTGTGCGTGAGTCCAACAATGGTGATTCAGGCTCAGTGaaaccaattgaaattcctcCACCTCgcccaaaaagaaaacccttGCATCCATATCCTCGCAAATTGTCTGCATCAGTAAAATCTGGAGCTTTGGCTCTTGAAAAACAATCTGCAGCTGCAAATATATGTTCCCCTGCCGAAGCAAACCAATCTCCTACTTCTGTATTGTCTGCATTTGGTTCAGATGCACCAGGCGTAACAGACTCAAGTACACCAGAAGGTAGCTTATCGCCTGTTTCATCAGTTATAGGTGGTTCCTCTGGTTTTGTCCTGTCTGAGCCACCTAATTTATCACCACCAGAACCAAATGCATCTCCGTCAAGCAGCCAAGTGAATAATTGTTCAAATCAGGATGAAAAGCTTCCTTTG AAGCTGGAATTGTTTCCTGAAGACAATTGCTTTGTCAAAGAAGGTTCAGAAGAAGTATCATCTACCCAGTGCTTGAAACTATTTGGGAAGACTGTAATGGTTACCGATTCGTGTAGGCCATCTTCTCCAACTCCTCTAACCTGCAAAATGCAGCCACCTAGTCACAGCGATGGAAAATTTGCACAGGCATTGCCTTGGAATTTTGTTCCCATAAAATATTCACAAGGTGATTTAGAGCGTTCCTGGGGTGCTCTTCCCTTTGGAACACATGGTACTTTGTTTTGCTTACCGCTAGGTGGTGAAAGATCAAAGCCTAGTGAAACAACACCTCCCTCGTCTTTGCAATGGTGGACATACCAAGGAGGTGCATCCTTTCCATTTGTACGGATCCATAGCCCAATACCCATTAAAGCATCATGCTTTGGAGACCAGAGAGATGTGCAAGACATGGAAATCCAGAAGGATGGTTCTTCTTCTGATTCAAATGCTGAATGCGAGTGTGCGGAGGCTGAGAGCAGCAGAAACCTGGAGGCTCAAAGCTGTCAGTTTTTATTTGCAAAAGAGGAAAGAGCTCAAGCCTCGTCTAGACCATGTGAAACATCATTTTTGGAGCTAAAAGCAGGCTCTGGTAAGTGTACAAAAGGATTTGTACCATACAAGCGATGTTTAGCAGAAAGGGATGCCAGATCAGTAGTTAACAGTGAAGAAAGGGAAGAGCAGCGAATTCGTCTTTGCTTGTAG
- the LOC113699095 gene encoding UTP--glucose-1-phosphate uridylyltransferase, with translation MATAATLNPAEAEKLEKLKAATAALNQISENEKSGFINLIARYLSGEAQYVDWSKIQTPTDEVVVPYDTLAPVSEDPAETKKLLDKLVVLKLNGGLGTTMGCTGPKSVIEVRNGLTFLDLIVIQIETLNKKYGCNVPLLLMNSFNTHDDTLKIVEKYAKSNIEIHTFNQSQYPRLVVEDFMPLPSKGNTGKDAWYPPGHGDVFPSLMNSGKLDALLSQGKEYVFVANSDNLGAVVDLKILNHLISNKNEYCMEVTPKTLADVKGGTLISYEGRVQLLEIAQVPDEHVNEFKSIEKFKIFNTNNLWVNLKAIKRLVQESALKMEIIPNPKEVDGVKVLQLETAAGAAIRFFDRAIGINVPRSRFLPVKATSDLLLVQSDLYTLSDDGYVVRNEARKNPTNPTIELGPEFKKVGNFLSRFKSIPSIVELDSLKVSGDVWFGSGITLKGKVTITAKPGTKLEIPDRAVIADKVINGPEDI, from the exons ATGGCAACTGCCGCGACTCTAAATCCAGCTGAGGCTGAGAAGCTCGAGAAGCTTAAAGCTGCTACAGCGGCGCTCAATCAAATCAG TGAAAACGAGAAATCTGGATTCATCAACCTCATCGCTCGCTATCTTAG CGGCGAAGCGCAGTATGTTGACTGGAGCAAGATCCAGACACCCACAGATGAGGTTGTGGTGCCTTATGACACCTTAGCACCCGTGTCTGAAG ATCCTGCAGAAACAAAGAAGCTTTTGGACAAACTTGTTGTGTTAAAGCTCAATGGTGGCTTGGGCACGACAATGGGTTGCACTGGTCCAAa GTCGGTCATTGAGGTTCGCAATGGTTTGACATTCCTTGACTTGATAGTTATCCAAATCGAG ACACTCAACAAGAAGTACGGATGCAACGTACCCTTGCTTCTAATGAACTCCTTCAACACACATGATGACACGCTGAAG ATTGTAGAAAAGTATGCCAAATCAAAcatcgaaattcatacattcaACCAG AGTCAATACCCTCGATTGGTGGTTGAAGATTTCATGCCACTTCCATCTAAGGGAAATACTGGAAAGGATGCATG GTATCCTCCTGGCCATGGTGATGTGTTCCCATCCTTGATGAATAGTGGCAAACTTGATGCTTTATTATCACAG GGGAAGGAATATGTATTTGTTGCAAATTCAGATAACTTGGGTGCAGTTGTTGATTTAA AAATTTTAAACCACTTGATCAGTAACAAGAACGAATACTGCATGGAG GTCACTCCAAAAACATTGGCTGATGTTAAAGGTGGTACGctcatttcttatgaaggaagAGTGCAG CTCCTGGAAATAGCTCAAGTTCCTGATGAACAT GTGAATGAATTCAAGTCGATAGagaagttcaaaattttcaataccAACAACTT ATGGGTGAACTTGAAAGCAATCAAAAGACTTGTACAAGAAAGTGCACTGAAGATGGAgattattccaaatccaaag GAAGTAGATGGGGTGAAAGTTCTTCAACTTGAAACTGCTGCTGGCGCTGCAATAAGG TTCTTTGATCGTGCTATTGGCATCAATGTTCCTCGATCTCGATTCCTCCCAGTAAAGGCAACTTCTGATCTGCTTCTCGTCCAG TCCGACCTGTACACTTTGTCTGATGATGGCTATGTGGTCCGCAACGAGGCTAGGAAAAATCCAACTAACCCAACTATTGAATTGGGACCTGAATTTAAGAAG GTCGGCAACTTCTTAAGTCGTTTCAAGTCTATTCCCAGTATTGTTGAACTAGATAGCCTGAAGGTGAGCGGCGATGTGTGGTTTGGATCTGGCATCACCCTGAAG GGGAAAGTGACAATAACTGCAAAACCTGGAACCAAGTTAGAAATTCCCGACAGAGCTGTAATTGCTGACAAG GTTATAAATGGCCCTGAGGATATTTAA